Proteins encoded within one genomic window of Cytophagales bacterium:
- a CDS encoding family 20 glycosylhydrolase, producing the protein MKTRFVNPRLAFRLLSVGMMIALMLSVVSCGEEKRAFSGTDLLFQYQVIAMDLEKGSSTVALTLKNQGAVDLEQTGWVLYFNQMAGLPESKEIGAGLNLERVQGDFWKITPGTGFEGIKSGASLLLEWDLQGVMTSANFLPFTPFIKMASGLEAELVQADILPISNDLIPESIRFTSQDRFEQNELYEFSNETSASAIVPSPQRVSNADGVLKLDGFTVNSDDSFQQEVSWFQAFVQAELGSTVSSTEATSANLHLLLDKSISNPEAYALKIDATKVTLSAGSNAGIFYGLQSLIALFPVDAFASESVSMELPQVVIQDSPAFPYRGFHLDISRNFIPVDVVKKTLKLLAFYKVNVFHLHLTDDEGWRLEIPEIPELTTVGARRGFSESEEGFIHPAYGSGPDPDDETNHGSGYYSQKDMVEILELAAEHHISVIPEIDLPGHARAAIIALEHHFKATGNDQYRLADPQDKSEYLSIQNYPDNVINVCQESTYDFIGLVVDNLINIYEQAGQEMPILHIGGDEVPKGVWTASPNCEALIADNPDLEVSRLQEYFFYRANELLKSKGIRMAGWQEIAESEHEGGYEDKSMIPYIWYRADEGYRLANEGYEVVLCNATNLYFDLSYDRDPRETGLHWAGYVDTQKAFEFMPYNFQLPIPDYEQDGAAVATQTILTEKGRGNIYGIQAQLWSETVFNGHMLEYYILPKLIGFAERAWKGEPGWKLDQGKKVGFEADWTTFASQVGNKELPRLDHLYGGWNYRVPVPGVKEEGGRVTANVNFPGFEIRYTTDGSEPKETSSLYEGPIDTSDNLTFRAFTKSGRGGKTSRVE; encoded by the coding sequence ATGAAGACCAGATTTGTAAACCCCCGATTGGCGTTCCGCTTGCTTAGTGTGGGAATGATGATCGCCCTTATGTTAAGTGTTGTTTCATGTGGAGAAGAGAAGCGTGCTTTCTCCGGAACAGACCTCCTGTTTCAATACCAGGTAATTGCCATGGACCTGGAAAAAGGTAGTTCAACTGTTGCCTTGACCTTAAAGAATCAAGGAGCTGTGGATTTGGAACAAACAGGATGGGTACTCTACTTTAATCAAATGGCTGGCCTTCCTGAATCCAAAGAAATCGGTGCGGGTCTTAACCTTGAACGAGTCCAGGGAGATTTCTGGAAGATCACTCCCGGTACTGGTTTCGAAGGGATCAAATCAGGAGCTTCATTGTTACTTGAGTGGGATCTGCAAGGAGTAATGACCAGTGCAAATTTTTTGCCTTTTACGCCTTTTATAAAAATGGCTTCTGGGTTAGAAGCAGAATTGGTGCAGGCTGATATCTTGCCGATCAGTAATGACTTGATCCCGGAATCGATTCGATTCACTTCCCAGGATCGGTTTGAACAAAATGAATTATATGAATTTTCGAATGAGACTTCTGCGTCAGCTATCGTGCCTTCTCCTCAACGTGTTTCCAATGCTGATGGAGTTCTTAAATTAGATGGCTTTACCGTAAATTCAGACGACTCATTTCAGCAAGAGGTATCCTGGTTTCAGGCGTTTGTGCAAGCTGAATTGGGGAGTACTGTTTCTAGTACGGAAGCCACCTCAGCCAATTTGCATTTACTACTAGATAAAAGTATCAGTAACCCTGAGGCATATGCTTTAAAGATTGACGCGACTAAGGTGACTTTATCTGCAGGATCCAATGCTGGTATTTTTTATGGTTTGCAGTCATTGATCGCTTTGTTCCCAGTGGATGCATTTGCCTCTGAGTCCGTAAGCATGGAACTGCCACAAGTAGTTATCCAAGACTCACCGGCATTTCCATATCGGGGTTTTCACCTGGATATTTCACGAAATTTCATTCCTGTTGATGTGGTAAAGAAGACCTTGAAATTATTGGCATTTTATAAGGTGAACGTATTCCATTTGCACCTGACCGATGACGAGGGTTGGCGACTTGAAATTCCGGAAATCCCTGAGCTGACAACTGTTGGAGCCAGAAGAGGCTTTTCAGAAAGCGAAGAAGGATTCATACACCCTGCGTATGGTTCAGGACCGGATCCGGATGATGAAACGAATCACGGAAGTGGCTACTACAGTCAGAAAGACATGGTTGAAATATTAGAACTTGCTGCAGAGCATCATATTTCAGTGATTCCAGAGATTGACCTACCAGGTCATGCTCGCGCAGCAATCATTGCTTTGGAGCATCATTTTAAAGCAACCGGCAATGACCAATACCGCCTGGCTGACCCACAGGATAAGAGTGAATACCTGTCCATTCAGAATTACCCAGATAATGTGATCAATGTTTGTCAGGAATCTACCTACGATTTCATTGGATTGGTGGTAGATAACCTGATCAATATATATGAACAGGCAGGACAGGAAATGCCTATCCTTCACATTGGTGGAGACGAAGTACCCAAAGGTGTTTGGACAGCTTCTCCTAATTGTGAAGCGTTAATTGCAGATAATCCTGATCTGGAAGTCTCAAGATTGCAGGAATACTTCTTCTATCGTGCCAATGAGTTGCTGAAGTCCAAAGGCATTCGAATGGCTGGATGGCAGGAGATTGCAGAGAGTGAGCATGAGGGTGGTTATGAGGATAAATCCATGATCCCTTATATCTGGTATCGTGCCGACGAGGGATATCGACTGGCCAATGAAGGCTATGAAGTGGTTCTTTGCAATGCCACCAATTTATATTTTGACCTTTCCTATGACCGAGATCCAAGGGAAACAGGACTGCATTGGGCGGGTTACGTAGACACCCAAAAGGCGTTTGAATTCATGCCCTATAATTTTCAGCTGCCTATTCCTGATTATGAGCAAGATGGAGCCGCAGTAGCTACGCAAACCATCCTGACCGAAAAAGGACGAGGAAATATCTACGGCATCCAGGCGCAACTTTGGAGTGAGACCGTATTCAATGGGCACATGTTGGAATACTATATCCTTCCTAAATTGATTGGCTTTGCAGAGCGGGCCTGGAAAGGGGAGCCTGGCTGGAAACTGGATCAAGGAAAGAAAGTGGGATTTGAGGCGGATTGGACCACTTTTGCATCTCAAGTAGGAAACAAAGAATTACCGAGACTGGATCACTTGTATGGAGGATGGAACTACCGCGTACCTGTGCCTGGGGTTAAGGAAGAAGGAGGAAGAGTTACGGCAAATGTTAATTTCCCTGGATTTGAGATCAGGTATACCACTGACGGTAGTGAACCAAAGGAAACCAGTTCGTTATATGAAGGACCAATTGATACATCCGATAATTTGACATTCCGGGCTTTCACCAAATCCGGAAGAGGAGGGAAGACTTCTCGTGTCGAATAG
- a CDS encoding trehalase family glycosidase, with amino-acid sequence MKDLKITAQSVLEQNWREGYTVPSAKLYPFQWNWDSGFIALGWMHLEEEKAMQEMESLFSGQWSNGFLPHIVFHHADKFGDQYFPSAKYWDSRTSEFAPKNVATSGISQPPVHGYVLERMVEKFGMKDRLKALIGKTLKLHQYYYDYRDTLKNGLINITHNWETGLDNAPWWDEALQRISRDELAHVFIDRRDKKVVENSADTRPSDEEYKRYIWQLNALKDVHYESIPANYPYQMVELTTNAIFLASGDSLIRLGRQCRLDVSLLEKKVKQGKESFSKVLWNEEGYFSPMDIVNGQLIPGWGAASFTPLFAQLLNEEQQSIVFKHLKNILKYPAVPSFDPKHSLYHPMKYWRGPIWINMNYLIWQGLKAYGKTELANQLKGQVLALVEKYGFMEYFPVDPNAPTAYGGENFSWTASLVLDMLESD; translated from the coding sequence ATGAAAGATCTGAAAATTACTGCACAATCGGTGCTGGAACAAAATTGGCGCGAAGGATATACCGTACCTAGCGCAAAGCTCTACCCTTTTCAATGGAACTGGGATTCTGGCTTCATCGCCTTAGGCTGGATGCATCTTGAAGAGGAAAAAGCCATGCAGGAAATGGAGTCCTTGTTTTCCGGTCAGTGGAGCAATGGCTTCCTCCCTCACATCGTATTCCATCATGCCGATAAGTTTGGTGACCAATATTTCCCTTCCGCAAAATACTGGGATAGCCGAACCTCCGAATTTGCACCGAAAAATGTGGCTACCTCCGGTATTTCACAACCTCCTGTCCACGGATATGTACTGGAGCGTATGGTCGAGAAATTCGGCATGAAAGACCGGCTTAAAGCACTCATTGGAAAAACTCTAAAACTGCACCAATACTATTACGACTACCGTGACACGCTCAAAAACGGGTTGATAAACATCACCCACAATTGGGAAACAGGACTGGATAATGCACCATGGTGGGATGAAGCGCTACAGCGAATCTCACGAGATGAATTAGCCCATGTATTCATAGATCGCAGAGATAAAAAAGTCGTGGAAAACAGTGCCGACACGCGCCCTAGTGATGAAGAATACAAACGGTACATTTGGCAGCTCAACGCGTTGAAAGATGTGCATTACGAATCAATCCCCGCTAACTACCCATATCAGATGGTGGAACTTACCACCAATGCCATTTTCCTCGCTTCTGGAGATTCACTGATCCGACTGGGGCGTCAATGCCGATTGGATGTGTCCTTACTAGAAAAGAAAGTCAAACAAGGAAAGGAAAGTTTTTCAAAAGTACTTTGGAATGAGGAAGGTTACTTTTCGCCCATGGACATTGTAAACGGTCAGTTAATCCCCGGCTGGGGAGCAGCTAGCTTTACGCCGCTCTTTGCACAATTGTTGAATGAGGAGCAACAGTCTATTGTATTTAAACATCTGAAAAACATCTTGAAATATCCGGCTGTTCCTTCATTCGATCCCAAACATAGCCTTTATCATCCCATGAAATATTGGCGTGGACCAATATGGATCAACATGAATTATCTGATCTGGCAAGGACTCAAGGCCTATGGAAAAACCGAATTGGCTAATCAACTCAAAGGTCAGGTCTTAGCACTTGTAGAAAAGTATGGTTTCATGGAATACTTCCCGGTAGATCCAAATGCTCCAACCGCGTATGGCGGTGAAAACTTCTCGTGGACTGCAAGTCTGGTGTTGGATATGCTGGAATCCGATTGA
- a CDS encoding alginate export family protein codes for MRRSILLFSVLFPLFAAKAQFQMDLEFRPRSEYRDGYTTLSEQNEQGVFLTTQRTRLNISFNDQKITSSFISFQDIRTWGQQGLNTRESTINLYQAWIKLNLADRLTIKIGRQEFEYDDLKILSNSTWRLPARSHDAGLLEWKSTDSTLTVHLAGAVNNEREVLFQDLYEVNGTYKNMGMLWLNKHFKSTELSMLFLDLGQQLADTSINRFRTIGIYGVQKIGKMKLTGSYYIQRGRNQSDLKVAAHMASLNLNIPISTGFSITPGFDLLSGTSAENLQDPSYLETNTFIPLYARRHRYFGVQDMFYAAGFNVPGGLEDYFVKFSYQASKKWRTRLQLHSFSTQESIGDLENGTILNDKHLGYEADFFLDYTPYKSLNIGLGYAHFFASESMRALKQRGSADEIAHFAYLQLNYTPVLFKN; via the coding sequence ATGCGCCGAAGCATTTTGCTATTCTCTGTACTTTTTCCACTATTCGCTGCGAAAGCCCAATTCCAAATGGACCTGGAATTCCGGCCCAGATCTGAGTATCGGGATGGTTACACAACATTAAGTGAACAAAATGAACAGGGCGTATTCTTAACCACCCAACGCACAAGACTCAACATATCCTTCAATGACCAGAAAATAACATCGTCTTTCATTTCCTTTCAGGATATCCGAACCTGGGGCCAACAAGGATTAAATACGCGGGAATCGACCATCAATTTGTATCAGGCATGGATAAAATTGAACCTTGCAGATCGACTCACCATTAAGATTGGAAGACAGGAGTTCGAATACGATGACTTAAAGATCCTGAGCAACAGCACCTGGAGATTGCCCGCTAGATCCCATGACGCAGGCCTATTGGAATGGAAAAGTACGGATTCAACCTTGACTGTCCATTTGGCCGGCGCGGTAAATAATGAAAGAGAAGTACTGTTTCAGGACCTTTATGAAGTAAATGGAACCTATAAAAATATGGGAATGCTTTGGTTGAATAAGCACTTTAAGTCCACAGAACTCTCGATGCTTTTTCTAGACCTTGGCCAACAGTTGGCCGACACGTCGATCAATCGCTTCAGGACTATTGGCATATATGGTGTTCAAAAAATTGGCAAAATGAAGCTCACAGGAAGTTACTATATCCAGCGAGGGCGAAACCAATCCGACCTCAAAGTTGCTGCTCACATGGCTTCATTGAATTTAAACATTCCCATTTCCACAGGTTTTAGTATCACCCCAGGCTTTGACCTTTTGTCCGGCACAAGCGCCGAAAACCTACAGGACCCTTCCTATCTTGAAACCAACACCTTCATACCTCTTTATGCCAGACGTCACCGGTACTTTGGCGTACAAGACATGTTTTATGCAGCAGGATTCAACGTACCCGGGGGATTGGAAGACTATTTTGTCAAGTTTTCTTATCAGGCATCAAAAAAGTGGCGCACCAGACTCCAATTACACTCTTTTTCCACACAAGAAAGTATTGGGGACTTAGAGAACGGAACGATTCTTAATGACAAACACTTAGGCTATGAAGCAGATTTTTTTCTTGATTACACACCCTACAAGTCTTTAAATATTGGCCTGGGGTACGCGCATTTCTTTGCTAGTGAGAGTATGCGAGCACTGAAACAACGAGGATCAGCGGATGAAATCGCTCATTTCGCTTATCTACAGCTCAACTACACACCGGTACTATTTAAAAACTAG
- a CDS encoding M20/M25/M40 family metallo-hydrolase, which yields MKRPYALSCLLFTALLFDVQGQNAELDSISASYARRSFPILLELLSIPNDANYPEHIEKNVIWCENEFRKRNFGTTRIDTETVPLLLAERRHVGAEKTVLIYLQIDGQPVDGRWWNQSNPYEPTLKRKDDDGNWETLPIQSISLYDDDWRIFARSASDAKGPVAMFLAALDAVRDLEKEPNFNIKVIMDFEEELGSPRLPQAVIDNSDLLSADMLIIFDGPRHITNQPTLTFGARGIATIQLTTYGPIVPQHSGHFGNYAPNPALRLSKLLASMKDDEGRVTIPGFYDGIEITPEVERILKRVPDDERGIKLRLQIAQTDQVGGYYQESIQYPSLNIRGMQSGWINEKVRTIIPGSARAEIDVRLVLESDPDRLIRLIREHIEDQGYHVIDRLPVKQERMSYPKIATFTSEVSYQSFRTDFDSEVGLWLRSALNNAFGQEPIMIRMSGGSIPISPFVTTLDIPAVTVPTVNRDNNQHSPNENLRLGNYREGIKTMIAILTEKL from the coding sequence ATGAAGCGACCTTACGCCCTGTCTTGCCTGCTTTTCACCGCATTATTATTCGACGTTCAAGGCCAAAATGCTGAACTGGATTCAATCAGTGCGAGTTATGCGAGACGATCCTTTCCTATTTTGCTGGAGTTGCTGAGCATTCCCAACGATGCGAATTATCCCGAACACATCGAGAAGAATGTGATCTGGTGTGAAAATGAATTTCGTAAGCGGAATTTTGGAACGACAAGAATAGACACAGAAACAGTTCCATTATTGCTGGCGGAACGCAGGCATGTAGGTGCAGAGAAAACGGTATTGATCTACCTCCAAATTGACGGTCAGCCTGTAGATGGGCGATGGTGGAATCAGTCTAACCCATATGAACCCACGCTGAAACGCAAAGATGACGATGGCAATTGGGAGACCTTACCCATTCAATCAATCAGCCTGTATGATGATGATTGGCGGATTTTTGCTCGGTCTGCGAGTGATGCCAAGGGACCAGTTGCCATGTTTTTAGCGGCTTTAGATGCGGTTCGCGATCTTGAAAAAGAACCGAATTTCAACATCAAAGTGATCATGGACTTTGAGGAAGAGCTTGGTTCGCCTCGGTTGCCACAAGCGGTCATCGATAATTCAGATCTACTGAGTGCAGACATGTTGATCATTTTTGATGGGCCCAGACACATTACCAACCAACCTACACTCACATTCGGAGCAAGAGGAATTGCCACGATTCAGCTGACAACCTATGGTCCGATTGTACCTCAGCATAGTGGACATTTTGGGAATTATGCCCCTAACCCTGCTTTGCGCTTAAGCAAATTGTTGGCTTCAATGAAAGATGACGAGGGTCGGGTGACCATTCCAGGATTTTATGATGGGATCGAAATAACGCCGGAGGTAGAACGGATCTTGAAACGAGTCCCTGACGATGAGCGTGGTATCAAGTTGCGGTTACAGATTGCACAAACAGATCAGGTTGGGGGATACTATCAGGAGTCCATTCAGTACCCATCACTTAATATCAGAGGCATGCAATCTGGCTGGATCAATGAAAAAGTGAGGACCATCATTCCAGGTTCAGCCCGAGCAGAAATTGATGTAAGGCTGGTGCTGGAATCAGATCCCGATCGATTGATTCGGTTAATTCGTGAGCATATTGAGGATCAGGGATATCATGTCATTGATCGATTGCCGGTCAAACAAGAACGAATGTCGTATCCCAAAATCGCGACCTTTACGTCGGAGGTGTCTTATCAATCCTTTCGTACTGACTTTGATTCGGAGGTCGGTTTATGGCTGAGGAGTGCACTCAACAATGCATTTGGTCAGGAACCGATCATGATACGCATGAGTGGGGGTTCTATTCCGATTTCGCCTTTCGTGACCACTTTAGATATTCCTGCGGTTACTGTTCCGACGGTGAACAGGGATAACAATCAACATAGCCCAAATGAAAACCTAAGGTTGGGGAATTATCGAGAAGGCATTAAAACCATGATCGCCATTCTAACTGAAAAGCTCTAA
- a CDS encoding DUF1648 domain-containing protein, translating into MLYPERPKIQLEKRPQDWAIEIATFVGVLLLIGLPILHYTSLPDTIPIHFNAKGVADGYGSKGTLLMLPIIGTVMFIGLYALNRAPHIFNYPVEITEENAEKQYRNGTSLMRWMNMVMTLSFAFMEWRVIDSSMQGQGDLGAYFLPVFLISIFGPIVYFIWKSRN; encoded by the coding sequence ATGCTATATCCGGAACGACCTAAAATTCAATTAGAAAAAAGACCTCAGGATTGGGCAATTGAAATAGCCACATTTGTTGGCGTATTGTTGTTGATCGGACTGCCCATTTTGCATTACACCTCTCTGCCAGATACAATCCCCATTCATTTCAATGCCAAAGGTGTGGCAGATGGATACGGATCCAAGGGTACTTTGTTGATGTTGCCAATTATAGGGACGGTCATGTTCATCGGGTTGTACGCGCTTAATCGTGCACCACATATATTTAATTACCCGGTAGAGATCACTGAGGAAAATGCAGAAAAGCAATACCGAAATGGTACTTCGCTCATGCGTTGGATGAATATGGTCATGACACTTTCGTTTGCCTTTATGGAGTGGCGCGTGATTGATTCATCCATGCAGGGACAAGGAGATTTAGGAGCTTATTTCTTGCCCGTTTTTCTCATCAGCATATTCGGTCCGATTGTCTACTTCATTTGGAAAAGTCGGAATTAG
- a CDS encoding macro domain-containing protein, which yields MKKLEGDLIKLGKAGTFDVIVHGCNCFCTMGAGIAKGIKAEFPEAFEADKQTKSGDHSKLGTISYAKSNHLIVVNAYTQFHWRGNGPLADYEAIRRAFRSVKASFSGKLIGYPAIGAGLAGGDWAVISAIIEEELQGEDHTYVVFKP from the coding sequence ATGAAAAAGCTAGAAGGTGATCTGATCAAACTGGGAAAAGCTGGCACATTTGACGTAATTGTGCATGGATGCAATTGTTTTTGCACAATGGGCGCTGGAATTGCCAAAGGAATCAAGGCTGAATTCCCCGAGGCATTTGAAGCAGACAAACAAACCAAATCGGGAGACCATAGCAAACTAGGCACGATCAGCTATGCTAAATCCAACCACCTGATCGTCGTGAATGCATACACACAATTTCACTGGAGGGGAAATGGCCCACTTGCGGATTACGAAGCCATTCGTCGGGCATTTCGCAGCGTCAAAGCTTCCTTCTCAGGAAAGCTCATCGGCTACCCGGCCATTGGAGCAGGGCTGGCCGGAGGTGATTGGGCAGTGATCTCAGCAATAATTGAGGAAGAACTTCAAGGTGAAGATCACACTTACGTTGTTTTTAAACCTTAG
- a CDS encoding penicillin acylase family protein: protein MKYLFQVFLLLFLISCIQQKEQAVEIKIQGLTESVEVIRDESGINHIYAQNQNDLFFAQGYLAAKDRLFQFEIWRRQATGTVAEILGESELKRDIGTRLFKFRGDMTEEMNYYHEDGVEIITQYTAGVNAYIDEVLQNLELLPVTFKALGILPQKWTPEVVISRHQGLLGNIGTELATGIAVANLGAEQVKKYSWFHPKDPKLALDPAIDGSLLKPEILELYNAYRTSVNFQPEDILPDYRTELTEQSIGMNFPQEFESQDLWIGSNNWVTRPELAANGHAYMANDPHRRLAVPSLRYWAHLNAPGWNVIGGGEPEIPGISIGHNDHGAWGLTVFRTDGEDLYVYDLNPENLQQYRFQDAWKEMTVITERIPVKGDGDHEVDLWYTHHGPVTYIDSANFKAYAVKCAWMEPGGSPYLASLRMDQAKTWEEFRTACNYSHIPGENMIWADQSGNIGWQAVGIAPIRRNFSGMVPVPGDGRYEWDDYLPIVQKPNVYNPPSGYFATANENVTPESYDEWDAIGFQWADPFRGDRIAEVLEGGKKLTMEDMKALQTDYLSLPARQLLPLLFDLEVAPGEVEDAQLMLSDWDFRLDPASAEAAIYVAWENELRENFYHYFPNDEVQQHIPAIQFSRILSWIFDPNSFIADRRDEYLANTFEHAVNWLMQQQGEDMRQWRYGDASFKHVTIRHPLGTVVNTALQKQLNTDIIERGGNQYTPGATGSNFNQTHGATFRIIVDVNDWDASVGMNSPGQSGDPNSPYYKNLYKKWAADEFFPVHFSREKVEANAQQKVRLVPE, encoded by the coding sequence ATGAAGTATTTATTTCAAGTGTTTCTTTTGCTCTTTTTGATATCCTGTATTCAGCAAAAAGAACAGGCAGTCGAAATTAAGATTCAAGGCTTAACCGAATCTGTGGAAGTGATCCGTGATGAATCCGGGATCAATCACATTTATGCGCAAAACCAGAATGACCTGTTTTTTGCTCAAGGCTACCTGGCCGCGAAGGATCGTTTGTTTCAATTTGAGATATGGAGAAGACAAGCGACCGGGACCGTAGCAGAAATATTAGGGGAAAGCGAATTGAAAAGAGATATCGGTACTCGACTGTTTAAGTTTCGAGGGGACATGACCGAAGAAATGAACTACTACCATGAAGATGGCGTAGAGATCATTACCCAATACACAGCCGGAGTAAATGCCTACATCGACGAGGTATTACAAAACCTGGAATTGCTGCCCGTCACTTTTAAGGCATTAGGCATCCTTCCACAAAAGTGGACACCAGAAGTGGTGATCTCCAGACATCAGGGACTTCTAGGGAATATTGGCACAGAGCTAGCAACTGGAATTGCTGTAGCGAATCTCGGAGCAGAGCAGGTAAAAAAATACAGTTGGTTCCATCCGAAAGATCCAAAACTAGCTCTTGATCCAGCGATAGATGGTAGTCTGCTGAAGCCAGAGATATTGGAACTGTACAATGCTTATCGAACCAGTGTAAACTTTCAGCCAGAAGATATTTTGCCGGATTACAGAACAGAATTAACCGAGCAATCAATTGGCATGAATTTCCCACAGGAGTTTGAATCACAGGATCTCTGGATAGGAAGCAACAATTGGGTGACCCGTCCCGAACTTGCTGCTAATGGGCATGCTTATATGGCGAATGACCCACATCGAAGATTAGCTGTTCCTTCTTTGAGGTATTGGGCACATTTGAATGCTCCGGGTTGGAATGTGATTGGTGGGGGTGAGCCGGAAATTCCCGGTATTTCGATCGGGCACAATGATCATGGCGCCTGGGGGTTGACGGTATTCCGTACGGACGGAGAAGACCTTTATGTTTATGATTTGAACCCTGAGAACCTTCAGCAATACAGGTTTCAAGATGCCTGGAAGGAAATGACTGTGATCACAGAAAGGATTCCAGTCAAAGGCGATGGGGATCATGAAGTTGACCTCTGGTACACCCATCATGGCCCGGTGACCTATATTGATTCTGCCAATTTTAAAGCTTATGCAGTGAAGTGTGCATGGATGGAGCCTGGAGGTTCTCCGTATCTTGCCTCTTTGCGAATGGATCAGGCGAAAACCTGGGAAGAATTCCGAACTGCCTGCAACTACTCGCACATTCCGGGTGAGAACATGATCTGGGCGGATCAGTCTGGAAATATTGGCTGGCAAGCCGTAGGAATCGCTCCGATCCGAAGAAATTTCAGTGGCATGGTGCCTGTGCCAGGTGATGGTCGCTACGAATGGGACGACTATTTGCCAATTGTTCAGAAACCCAATGTCTACAATCCTCCTTCCGGCTATTTCGCTACAGCCAATGAAAATGTAACTCCAGAGAGCTATGACGAGTGGGATGCAATCGGGTTCCAATGGGCTGACCCTTTTCGCGGGGATCGTATTGCGGAAGTGTTGGAAGGCGGGAAAAAACTCACCATGGAAGACATGAAGGCTTTACAAACCGATTATTTGTCCCTTCCGGCTCGTCAGTTGCTGCCACTCTTGTTTGATCTGGAAGTAGCGCCTGGCGAAGTAGAAGACGCGCAATTAATGTTGTCCGATTGGGATTTTCGCTTAGATCCTGCATCAGCCGAAGCAGCCATTTATGTAGCCTGGGAAAATGAATTGAGAGAGAATTTCTATCACTATTTTCCCAATGATGAGGTTCAACAGCACATACCTGCCATACAGTTTTCACGGATACTGAGTTGGATTTTTGATCCTAACAGTTTCATCGCTGACAGGAGAGATGAATATTTAGCCAATACCTTCGAGCATGCAGTAAACTGGTTGATGCAGCAGCAAGGAGAAGATATGCGTCAATGGCGATACGGGGATGCTTCTTTCAAACATGTGACCATCCGACACCCGCTGGGAACCGTAGTAAATACTGCATTGCAAAAGCAACTAAATACTGATATCATTGAGCGCGGCGGAAATCAATACACACCTGGTGCCACCGGAAGTAACTTCAACCAAACCCATGGCGCTACCTTCCGGATCATTGTGGATGTAAATGATTGGGATGCATCAGTGGGAATGAATTCTCCTGGACAGTCCGGAGATCCAAATAGTCCTTACTACAAAAACCTCTACAAAAAGTGGGCCGCCGACGAATTCTTCCCAGTCCATTTTAGCCGGGAAAAAGTAGAGGCCAATGCACAACAGAAGGTGAGGTTGGTGCCGGAGTGA